GCTTGTCCCGGAGTGTTCGCGACGACCGGACCTACGACCTGCGCACGTTGCGGGCTGAGGAGTGCGTGGTATAATGCGGCTCCGAGACATGGCGAGACCGGTCTCATGTCCGCGCCATGCCGACTTGCTCCTGGGAGCTGGTACCATGAGAGTCCGCACTGACCCCGACGCACTCGCAGAGTTCGCCACCGACGAGAGTGGCATCTTCCAGGCCGAGGAGATCGAGGCCGTCTACTACCCCCAGTCCGAGGAGGAGCTGGCCGACGCCATCGTCAAGGCCAACGCCGAGGGCAGTCTCGCCACACTCTCCGGCGGCGGAACTGGGATCACAGGTGGCCGAGTTGCCATCCACGGGGGCCTGGTCATCTCCACCCAGGACCTGCGCGAACCTAGGGCGCGAGACCTCCCACGCTACGAGGTGGAGCAGTACGGCAAGAAGTACGCCATCTATGTGGATGGGGCGGCACGGGAGGCCTACGTGCCTGCCGGTATCTCGCTGGAGATGCTGGCGACGCTGCTGCCGAAGGATCTGCTCTACCCGCCCGATCCGACTGAGAAGACGGCCTTCATGGGCGGCACGATTGCGACCAACGCCTCCGGGGCTCGCACCTTCTACTATGGCCCGACGCGTGACTGGGTGATCGGGCTGCGGCTGGTGCTCCCGACCGGCGAGAGGATGGCCATCAAGAGGGGAGAGGTGACGGCCCGGGACGGCATGCTCACCTTCCAGTCTGAGGCCGGGACCGGGTATGCGGTAAGGGTGCCCACCTACCAGGTGCCGGAGGTGAAGAACGCGGCGGGGCTCTATGCAGCACCCGACATGGACCTGGTGGACCTGTTCATTGGCTGCGAGGGACTGCTGGGTGTCGTGACCGAGGTGCAGGTGCGGCTTGTGCACAAGCCGGAGAGCATCGTCGGTGAGATCGCCTTCTTCGCGGAAGAGGAGCAGGCACTGGGCTTCGTCGATGACCTGCGTCAGGCGGCTCGCGAAGGCACCATGCAGGTCCTGGCGATCGAGTACTTCGATGAGCACTGCCTGCAATTCATGGAGCACGAAGCGGTCGAGAAGACGGCCGGAGCAGCCGTCTACACGGAGATCGCGGGAACGCTCGACGACATTGACCCGCTGATGGAGGCCCTGGAGGCTCACGAAAGCGCGCAGGACTGGTTCGCCGAGACCGAGGACGACCGCCAGGAGCAGAAGGCCTTCCGCCATTCGCTGCCGGAGGGCATCAACAGCTACCTGCGCCGTCAGGGCACGCAGAAGCTCGGCACCGACCTCGTGGTTCCCGCCGAGTACTTCCGCGAGATGATCGAGCACTACCACGCTGCCGGCGAGGCTTTCGCTCAGGAGTACCCCCGAGAGGGCCAGCACTACCTCATGTTCGGCCATATCGGGAACTACCATCTACACGTGAACTTCGTGCCCCACAACGCCGACGAACTGCGCTGCGCCAAGGGACTGTACGCGGGTCTCGCTCGGCGTGCAGTGTCTCTTGGCGGCACGATCTCCGGCGAGCACGGAGTGGGCAAGAAGACGATCCTCATGGACGGCGAGGAGCTGCCCTACCTGGAGATCATGTACGGCAAGGAGGGGCTACTCGAGATTGCGCGTGTGAAGCGCGTTCTTGACCCGAATCTCATTCTCAATGTGGGCAACATGGTGCCGCGCGAGTACCTGCTTGAGGTCTGAGCGCAGGCACGAACTACCTGGGGGCCGATCGATGATTCCCGAACTGATTGCTGACTATCAATGCGGCTGCGGCGAGGGCCCAATGTGGCACCCGCTGGAGAAGCGCGTGTACTGGGTCGACATTCCGACAGGCCGACTCTTCCGCTATGATCCTGCCACCGGTCACCACGAAATGTGCTTCCAGGGGGACCAGATCGGCGGCTTCACGATCCAGGAAGACGGCGCGCTGCTGCTCTTCATGAATCACGGAGCTATCCGCCTGTGGCGAGGAGGGGAACTGCAGACGCTGGTCGAGGAGATCGCTGAGGAGAAGGAGACGCGCTTCAACGACGTGATCGCCGACCCGGAGGGCCGGGTGTTCTGCGGAACCATGCCGACGAAGGAGCGTCTCGGCCGCCTCTACCGGCTGGACCGTGACGGCTCGCTGCGGATCGTCCTGGAGGAAGTCGGCTGCTCCAACGGGATGGGCTTCACGCCGGACCGCAAGGCCATGTACTACACGGACTCAAGGGTGCAGCGGATCTACCGGTTCGACTACAACCGCGCGACCGGTGAGCTGAGTAACCAGACGCTGTTCGTGCAGACGCCGGAGGACGAGGGAGTTCCCGATGGCATGACCGTCGACGCCGAAGGGTACGTATGGACCGCCAAGTGGGACGGGAGCTGCCTTGTGCGGTACGCTCCCAACGGAACCGAGGAGCGACGCGTCACCTTCCCGGCCAAGCAGGTCTCCAGCGTGGTCTTCGGGGGCGAACAGTACCAGGACACGTACGTGACGACAGCGGGCGGCACCAAGAAGGAGACCAACGGTCCGGGAGCCGGCGCGCTGTTCCGGGTCAGCATGGGCATCCGTGGAGTGCCGGAGTTCTACTCCCGCATCGCTGTCTGAGGACTCACCGACGCATCAGCGACCTTCCCATCTCCATGCACAGGCAAAGCAGGCCACCCAGCTTCGGGTGGCCTGCTTCAGGTTCTGGCTGAGGATAGCTGCGACTGGACGTCGCAAGGTGACTAGCGACCTGTGAAGCGCAGCTTGGTGGTCGTCTCGCCGCCGTTGAGGAGGTAGATCAGCGGCATCGGGCGATCGACGCCCTCGATGTAGGCCGGCCGCTGCTGCCACGGCGCGACGGAGAGGACGTTGGCCAGGTCCATCCAGTACTCCAGGACGGCCGGCTTAAGGCCCCAGATCATGTGGAAGTGGTTGGCGGGCGCGAACTGCTTGTACTCGCCCATGGTTGCGTACTTCGGAACGACCCAGGTGTGCGGCCAGGTCGGAGTCGTTGCCTCGCACAGCGCCTTCTCCAGCGGGCCGGGCAGAGAGGTCGTCGTCGCCTCGTCCCAGATCATGGAGAAGATGTTGCTGTCGGCGCTGTAAGCCATGCGAGCGGCGATCCCGTCGATGCCTCCCGGCGATACGAACTGCACGCAGTTGCCGCCGCCCGGGAAGTAGAAGTCCTCGGCCACCGGCATTGAGACGTTGGCCATGATCTTCTCAGGCGAATCGCCCGGCATGCCCGCCCAGTCGAAGGAGGCGCTGCCGGAGTTGTCGCCGTCAACGAGGCCCTTGGTGCGCCACAGCGAGTTCGGCTCGACGTCGCCGAGACCAAGCTCCTCGGCCTTCTTGGCGATCTCCCAGGGTTCCCAGACCTTGCGGAAGTCCATGAACAGCGGCGGGTTGCCGCCACTGAGCCAGGAGGTGAACAGCATGGTGAGCAGGCCCTGCGTGTCCGCCTCGGTGGCGAAGGCCATCGGCTGCTTCGGGCCGTTGTGGTCGAAGCTGGAGTTGAACAGCGACTCCATGATATCGACCACGGGTAGCGGGATACCGCGACGGTCTGAGCCCCACTCCAACTGGTTCATGAAGCCGCCGCCGACCGCGTTGAGGTCCTTGGCGAGGTCGCGCATGATCAGGTAGATGCCAAGGCTCCGGTTGAGGTTCTCGCTGGCGCCTTCGTCCGGAAGGCTGATGCGGTCGCCGACCATCTTGTCGACCCAGGCGCGGAGAGCCTTGAGCTCCTCCTCGTCCCAGGCGCGTTTGTTCAGCAGGTCGGCCATGAGCTTCATGTCGAGTCGGGTGATCTCAAGCCCGAGCAGATTGCGAGTCGGGATGACGTGGGCCAGCGCAGTCTCCATGCCCATGCTGTCATGGCCGAAGACAACGACGCGGCGACCCTTGAGGCCGACCTTGGTCACGGCGGCATAGCACCAGTCGACGAGTGCATCGGCTGTGGACTCGGTCATCACCGGGTTCATGCCGGTGTCGGGCCAGGTGCCGACGTTGATGTGGATCATGCGGCCGTACTGGCTGACTGCGCCACTGCAGGCCTGAACGAACACGACGCCCGGCTTTGGGCCACTGTTGCCGCAGGTCATGTTGAAGGGCGTGTCCTTGGGGAACTGCGACAGCAGGGACATGACGCTGAGCTGCGGGAAGGCCCAGGTGTCGGGGACGCAGACGAGGATGTTGACGCCCTCGGCCTCAAACTGGCGAGCGACCTTGTCGGCCTCTTTCTCGCCATCAACCAGGATGGGGGTCCATACGACCTTGACCGGCGTGCCGTCGGGCATCTTCACACGGTCGGCGAGGATGTCCGCCGTCATCTCAATGATATTGCGGCACCGCTGCCGAGAGTCCTCATCCACCCGCGGGTCACCACTGGCCCAAACACCGATAGTCGGCGCCTTCGATACGTGCGCCTGATTGTCTGATAGCCGAATAGCTGGCACGATACGACGCTCCTTTGTGCTGTGTACTTGCACCTCAATACGGTTAGGTTGCCTGTGTAATTCGCTGCGGCCGGGGCGGATACCTTCTGCGGGGCACAGAACGGGACGAAGGTCGGCTCGATGCACGAGCCTTCTAGGCTCGGGGCAGTCGGACGGTGAAGGTGCTTCCGCGGCCCGGCTCGCTGTCCACGGAGATCTGGGCCTGATGGTGCTCAAGGATCGAGCGGACGATCGCGAGTCCCAGACCGGTGCCTGGGATTCCGGCCTTGCGGCTGGCTGAGGATCGGTAGAACTCCTCGAAGATGCGGTCGAGTTCGTCGGCAGGGATGCCGATGCCTTCGTCCTGGACCTGCAGCACGACCTGTTCCTGATCTTGGTAGGCTCGCAGCCAGACCCGTCCGCCGGAGTGGCTGTGTCGCGTGGCGTTGCTGAGCAGGTTGCGAACCAGGGCGATCAGCTCGGACTGGTATCCGCGCACCAGGGGCAGCCCCGCCTGGATCTCAGCCACCAGGGCAAGGCCCTGCTCCCTCGCCAGCACCTCCTCTTCGGCCACGACGCTCTCCACCAGGTGTGCGAGGCTGACCTCCGAGGGCGCTTCGGCATCGTGGGCTTCGCGGATCTCGCTCAGGGTGAGCAGGTCTTCGGTGAGGTCCAGGGCTGCCTTCGCCCGGGCATCCGCGCGCGTCATCATGTCCTGCTGCCGTGGTGGGAGGCAGGAGGAGCTGGTGCCGAGGATGGCCTTGAGCATCATGCAGATGGCCGACAGGGGCGACTTGAGCTCGTGGGCAATCCGGCGCATGTACTCGACCTGGCTGCGCTGCGTCTCCTCCAGACCCGCGTAGGCGAGGTGGCACGACTGAGCTTGCTGGGCCAGCTCCCGGGTCAGGTCGGCCATCTGGGCCTCTCGGCGACGCAACTCCCCGGCGATGCTGCTGGCAAGGAAGACGGCGACGTAGAGCGCTGCGCCCAGGGCCAAGACCAGCGGCCAAGCCTGAGGGGAACGATAGGCGTCGCCGGTCATGGCTATTCCGAGGGAGTAGTGGCCGATCAGGCCGCGAGCCTCCAGCGCAAGCGTCACGAGGTAGGACACGAAAGCCACGGTCGC
This DNA window, taken from Armatimonadia bacterium, encodes the following:
- a CDS encoding FAD-binding oxidoreductase, whose translation is MRVRTDPDALAEFATDESGIFQAEEIEAVYYPQSEEELADAIVKANAEGSLATLSGGGTGITGGRVAIHGGLVISTQDLREPRARDLPRYEVEQYGKKYAIYVDGAAREAYVPAGISLEMLATLLPKDLLYPPDPTEKTAFMGGTIATNASGARTFYYGPTRDWVIGLRLVLPTGERMAIKRGEVTARDGMLTFQSEAGTGYAVRVPTYQVPEVKNAAGLYAAPDMDLVDLFIGCEGLLGVVTEVQVRLVHKPESIVGEIAFFAEEEQALGFVDDLRQAAREGTMQVLAIEYFDEHCLQFMEHEAVEKTAGAAVYTEIAGTLDDIDPLMEALEAHESAQDWFAETEDDRQEQKAFRHSLPEGINSYLRRQGTQKLGTDLVVPAEYFREMIEHYHAAGEAFAQEYPREGQHYLMFGHIGNYHLHVNFVPHNADELRCAKGLYAGLARRAVSLGGTISGEHGVGKKTILMDGEELPYLEIMYGKEGLLEIARVKRVLDPNLILNVGNMVPREYLLEV
- a CDS encoding SMP-30/gluconolactonase/LRE family protein, whose amino-acid sequence is MIPELIADYQCGCGEGPMWHPLEKRVYWVDIPTGRLFRYDPATGHHEMCFQGDQIGGFTIQEDGALLLFMNHGAIRLWRGGELQTLVEEIAEEKETRFNDVIADPEGRVFCGTMPTKERLGRLYRLDRDGSLRIVLEEVGCSNGMGFTPDRKAMYYTDSRVQRIYRFDYNRATGELSNQTLFVQTPEDEGVPDGMTVDAEGYVWTAKWDGSCLVRYAPNGTEERRVTFPAKQVSSVVFGGEQYQDTYVTTAGGTKKETNGPGAGALFRVSMGIRGVPEFYSRIAV
- a CDS encoding sensor histidine kinase encodes the protein MGLTASEASLLVRLRWLISLRWVAAAGVLGLSALSAQMLRFPIALFALQALGILIAVYNLLLREALGPRHLPRPGGSTPYLLLCANLQIGLDLLALTLVIHFTGGLESPLSLFYVFHMIIASMLLTAPAAFAQATVAFVSYLVTLALEARGLIGHYSLGIAMTGDAYRSPQAWPLVLALGAALYVAVFLASSIAGELRRREAQMADLTRELAQQAQSCHLAYAGLEETQRSQVEYMRRIAHELKSPLSAICMMLKAILGTSSSCLPPRQQDMMTRADARAKAALDLTEDLLTLSEIREAHDAEAPSEVSLAHLVESVVAEEEVLAREQGLALVAEIQAGLPLVRGYQSELIALVRNLLSNATRHSHSGGRVWLRAYQDQEQVVLQVQDEGIGIPADELDRIFEEFYRSSASRKAGIPGTGLGLAIVRSILEHHQAQISVDSEPGRGSTFTVRLPRA